From the Halorubellus sp. JP-L1 genome, one window contains:
- a CDS encoding flavodoxin domain-containing protein has translation MSSVLVLYGTGEGQTQKIAERIAATIGERGHETNALNVADRPDASTLDEYDAVIVGASIHVGKHQDEVRNFVAANRDALAEMPNAFFQVSLSSADEEKREEAAGYVESFVTETGWHPDRIGQFGGALRFSEYGFLKRLMMKRIAKDLLTEGGEPNGDVEFTDWDAVDAFAADVAAFVEGRLGVAPDTTEYSGA, from the coding sequence ATGAGTTCAGTCTTGGTCCTGTACGGGACGGGTGAAGGCCAAACACAGAAGATCGCAGAGCGGATCGCGGCCACGATCGGCGAGCGAGGTCACGAGACGAACGCACTCAACGTGGCGGACCGACCGGATGCATCCACCCTGGACGAATACGATGCCGTCATCGTGGGTGCGTCGATCCACGTCGGCAAACACCAGGACGAGGTTCGAAACTTCGTTGCCGCCAATCGAGACGCGCTGGCTGAGATGCCGAACGCCTTCTTCCAGGTTTCGCTCTCCTCAGCGGACGAGGAGAAACGCGAAGAGGCTGCGGGATACGTCGAGTCGTTCGTCACGGAAACGGGATGGCATCCGGATCGAATCGGCCAGTTCGGCGGCGCTCTTCGGTTCTCCGAGTACGGGTTCCTCAAACGACTCATGATGAAGCGGATCGCGAAGGACCTCCTCACTGAGGGAGGGGAACCGAACGGTGACGTCGAGTTCACCGACTGGGACGCTGTCGACGCCTTCGCAGCGGATGTCGCCGCATTCGTCGAAGGCCGACTCGGCGTCGCCCCGGACACCACCGAATATTCGGGGGCATGA